In Osmia lignaria lignaria isolate PbOS001 chromosome 5, iyOsmLign1, whole genome shotgun sequence, a single genomic region encodes these proteins:
- the LOC117604711 gene encoding endoplasmic reticulum metallopeptidase 1, with protein sequence MRDGIRLRQHVTKRSSGDILYEDKTSSKKKEILPNETQHLLFLFTFYLFLSIVIIAFEKKLPEPLTIKKEGLYPGRFIGERAHNHVVNLTSIGPRIVGSYENEVLAIKYLTNSINNIIKDASANHKILVNVTKHSGAFPLKFLDGMTNVYRNVQNVIVRIGPNRPTQTSLLVNCHFDTFPESPGGSDDGAGCAVMLETLRVIAHSSKLLKHNIIFLFNGAEENLLQASHGFITQHPWAKEVRAFVNLEACGAGGRELLFQAGPDSSWILQVYAKSVPYPYASSLAQEIFESGIVPGDTDFRIFRDFGNVSGLDFAWATNGYVYHTKFDNIQQIPLGSLQRTGDNILALLQGVVLEDYLSEASFQENVGNLVFFDFLGAFVIRWPQHVASTINVAAIIAGIYSIYLNTKSARKDVKRSIYLKHLVLCIGAIIVSWLVSTLSCTLIALILTKLGKVMSWYARPAWLFFLYICPTIFVSMTFFSFVGSRQKKEVKSTWILYQIYCDAYFVMWMFILFCCVLFEIRSGFIPLHWVVFPTIGNLLRYHFFNKWRGWKWLFCYLATMCLPYIQSFYLVIGALYLFIPIMGRAGSSINSEVVMANMLCILFCLLLSFTLPIVLLIKNAERILSVLAGIFLITIGVLILTPLGFPYSGDLSSVAPQRFMIAHSQRQYYDINGKLRYSGTGYWIADLDMNSPYSVEAMVPEIGAVTPTVKDCEKELYCGLPYFMPVTTFLWKTSWIPGPAPLINIPTKLELVSKSTKQNTVSFTFNVTGPDHISIILSPYKGVHLEKWSVLEGKPLQGPKWNDRETYFIYYSCASDCVPFTFSLELHVNSMPKTPCLSVALGGHFLHGEHQTSLRFKRFLAQFPSWSVVTPWTATYTSWQF encoded by the exons ATG AGAGACGGAATAAGATTACGTCAGCATGTTACAAAAAGATCTTCCGGTGATATACTATATGAAGATAAAACTTCTtcaaagaagaaggaaatacTGCCAAATGAAACTCAACATTTGCTTTTCCTTTTTACATTCTACCTATTTCTGTCCATTGTTATAATCGCATTTGAAAAGAAATTACCTGAACCTTTAACAATAAAGAAAGAAGGTTTATATCCTGGGAGATTCATAGGTGAAAGAGCACATAATCATGTTGTAAATCTTACGTCCATTGGTCCACGAATTGTTGGAAGTTATGAGAATGAAGTATTagcaattaaatatttaacaaacagtatcaataatattattaaagatgCCAGTGCAAATCATAAGATTTTAGTAAATGTAACCAAACATAGTGGAGCTTTTCCCTTAAAATTTCTTGATGGCATGACAAATGTTTATAGAAATGTACAAAATGTCATTGTTAGAATTGGTCCAAATAGACCCACTCAAACCAGTTTGTTGGTAAATTGTCACTTTGATACATTTCCTGAAAGTCCTG gtgGATCTGATGATGGAGCTGGTTGTGCTGTGATGTTAGAAACCTTACGCGTAATTGCTCATAGTTCAAAGTTGTTAAagcataatattatatttttatttaatggtgctgaagaaaatttattacag GCTTCTCATGGCTTTATAACACAACATCCTTGGGCTAAGGAAGTGCGTGCGTTTGTAAACTTAGAAGCTTGTGGTGCAGGCGGTCGTGAATTGTTATTTCAGGCTGGACCTGATAGCTCTTGGATCCTTCAg gTATACGCTAAGTCGGTTCCCTATCCCTATGCATCATCCTTAGctcaagaaatatttgaaagtgGTATTGTACCTGGGGACACTGATTTTCGAATTTTCAGAGATTTTGGAAACGTTTCTG GTCTTGATTTTGCATGGGCAACCAATGGTTACGTGTATCATACAAAATTTGATAATATCCAACAAATACCATTGGGATCTTTGCAAAGAACTGGAGATAATATTCTTGCTTTATTACAAGGAGTAGTTTTAGAAGATTATTTATCCGAAGCGTCGTTTCAAGAAAACGTAGGGAATCTTGTGTTCTTTGATTTCTTAGGCGCATTTGTTATCAGATGGCCGCAACACGTGGCAAGTACAATTAACGTTGCTGCCATAATCGCTGGTATATATTCAATATATCTAAACACTAAAAGTGCTCGGAAAG ATGTAAAAAGATCAATATACCTAAAGCATTTAGTATTATGTATTGGGGCAATAATCGTTTCATGGCTAGTCTCGACTTTATCTTGCACATTAATTGCACTCATTCTTACAAAACTTGGGAAAGTTATGAGTTGGTACGCAAGACCAGCATGGTTGTTTTTCTTATATATATGCCCAACTATTTTCGTATCAATGACGTTTTTCTCGTTCGTTGGGTCACGTCAAAAGAAG GAAGTTAAGTCCACGTGGATCTTATATCAAATATACTGTGATGCCTATTTTGTAATGTGGATGTTCATTCTCTTCTGTTGTGTTCTGTTTGAAATCCGATCTGGTTTTATACCACTACACTGGGTCGTATTTCCCACGATTGGAAACTTACTTCGATATCATTTCTTTAATAAATGGAGAG gcTGGAAATGGCTATTCTGTTATTTAGCAACAATGTGTTTACCTTATATACAATCCTTCTACTTGGTAATAGGAGCTCTTTATCTGTTCATTCCAATAATGGGACGAGCTGGTAGCAGTATAAATTCTGAAGTTGTCATGGCTAACATGTTATGCATATTATTCTGCTTACTGCTTAGTTTCACG TTACCAATTGTACTTTTGATTAAAAATGCCGAACGAATTCTAAGCGTGCTAGCTGGAATATTCTTAATAACTATAGGTGTATTAATTCTGACTCCGCTTGGTTTTCCTTATAGCGGTGATTTATCATCTGTAGCGCCTCAACGATTTATGATCGCG CATTCACAAAGACAATATTACGATATTAATGGTAAACTACGGTATTCTGGAACTGGGTACTGGATAGCTGATCTAGATATGAATAGTCCATATAGCGTGGAAGCTATGGTACCGGAAATAGGTGCTGTAACACCGACAGTAAAGGATTGTGAGAAAGAGTTATACTGTGGCTTACCGTATTTCATGCCTGTTACAACATTTTTATG gaAAACAAGTTGGATTCCAGGTCCTGCACCATTGATTAATATTCCAACAAAACTTGAACTTGTTTCAAAATCAACGAAACAAAATACTGTCAGTTTCACATTCAATGTTACAG gTCCAGATCATATAAGCATAATTTTATCACCGTACAAAGGTGTCCATTTAGAAAAATGGTCTGTTTTGGAGGGGAAACCTTTGCAAGGACCTAAATGGAATGATAGAGAAACGTATTTTATCTATTATTCTTGTGCATCTGATTGTGTTCCTTTTACGTTTTCCCTCGAATTGCAC GTGAACAGTATGCCAAAAACTCCATGCTTATCAGTGGCGTTGGGTGGTCACTTTTTGCATGGTGAACATCAAACATCATTAAGATTCAAGCGATTTTTGGCACAATTTCCATCTTGGTCGGTGGTCACTCCGTGGACAGCAACGTACACCTCTTggcaattttaa
- the LOC117604718 gene encoding uncharacterized protein LOC117604718 isoform X2, with translation MNNTNNKETINLLDLLSDSDSDISDLVLTPKKKKVKRKHRPGNTSKMKQTQSYGCNKSDMKIISLWLAAVLITFWLIALSWLAVILYGEIKKMDTSIKSVIAGSEGVPDALQKCHSLSRDLQNNQTIIFNHLSDLKVQINNFTTQLATIQRDLHRVEEWFKEAPQLANVPTDLKALSSSVVSFGSQIQDLSATVKTLKESNAKLQDVQATMQQNISSVKNAMTELSNVTQRPQMVSTNETKIKTDQLNATILQLTNNLLNINETLSRDVQWVAEDQKKDHEMLVSLQETTQNVSMRVISLERECVRNTELKVSEIYAANTELNKKVKQLEQSYGDLKNSTSIMLAAVPDSQSQKLKEKVSEESSVGKVTTDRITAY, from the exons ATGAATAACACTAATAATAAAGAAACTATAAATCTTCTTGATCTACTGTCAGACAGTGATTCTGACATATCAGACTTGGTACTTacaccaaaaaagaaaaaagtaaaaag AAAACATAGACCTGGTAATACATCAAAGATGAAACAGACCCAGTCTTATGGATGCAACAAATCTGATATGAAGATTATATCACTGTGGTTGGCAGCTGTTTTAATTACATTCTGGTTAATAGCTTTGTCTTGGTTGGCTGTTATTTTGTATggtgaaataaagaaaatggatACCTCCATAAAATCAG TGATCGCAGGTAGCGAAGGTGTTCCAGATGCTTTGCAGAAATGTCATTCCTTATCGAGAGATCTTCAAAACAATCAAACTATCATCTTCAACCACTTGTCGGATCTCAAGGTTCAAATCAATAATTTTACGACGCAG ttaGCTACTATTCAACGTGATCTACATAGGGTAGAGGAGTGGTTCAAAGAAGCCCCCCAATTAGCCAACGTACCAACAGACTTGAAAGCTCTGTCGAGCAGTGTGGTGTCGTTTGGTAGCCAAATACAAGATTTGAGTGCCACAGTGAAGACTCTGAAAGAGTCTAACGCGAAGCTGCAAGATGTTCAGGCCACTATGCAACAGAACATCAGCAGCGTCAAG AACGCCATGACAGAGTTGTCAAATGTCACCCAAAGACCTCAAATGGTGTCCACAAACGAGACGAAGATAAAGACTGATCAGCTGAACGCAACGATTTTACAATTAACTAATAATCTGTTGaacattaatgaaactttgtctAGAGATGTGCAATGGGTCGCAGAGGACCAAAAGAAAGATCAT gaGATGCTGGTGTCCCTCCAAGAAACAACACAGAACGTTAGCATGAGAGTGATATCCTTAGAGAGGGAATGTGTGAGGAACACGGAATTGAAA GTGAGCGAGATTTACGCAGCAAACACAGAGCTTAACAAGAAGGTGAAGCAATTGGAGCAGTCGTATggtgatttaaaaaattctacgaGTATAATGCTCGCGGCAGTGCCAGATAGTCAGAGCcaaaaattgaaagagaagGTTTCAGAGGAATCTTCCGTTGGGAAGGTAACGACTGACCGGATCACAGCGTATTAG
- the LOC117604718 gene encoding EF-hand calcium-binding domain-containing protein 14 isoform X1, translated as MDSVAVTVPLRQPTKKMKKRKELDALAPPHTVSRRSSGKRSSQELLSDSSDERSEYWNVSTRNGRKCRGRRSRACPGFFKACSAFLACASVLATASLIWLFIDVRQQLTALRTELDQVIAGSEGVPDALQKCHSLSRDLQNNQTIIFNHLSDLKVQINNFTTQLATIQRDLHRVEEWFKEAPQLANVPTDLKALSSSVVSFGSQIQDLSATVKTLKESNAKLQDVQATMQQNISSVKNAMTELSNVTQRPQMVSTNETKIKTDQLNATILQLTNNLLNINETLSRDVQWVAEDQKKDHEMLVSLQETTQNVSMRVISLERECVRNTELKVSEIYAANTELNKKVKQLEQSYGDLKNSTSIMLAAVPDSQSQKLKEKVSEESSVGKVTTDRITAY; from the exons ATGGACTCGGTCGCGGTGACAGTGCCGCTTCGTCAACCgacgaagaagatgaagaaacggAAGGAACTGGACGCGTTAGCGCCTCCGCACACTGTCTCCCGCCGAAGTTCCGGAAAGCGTAGTTCTCAA GAGTTACTATCAGATAGCAGCGACGAACGATCGGAATACTGGAATGTATCGACTAGAAATGGCCGCAAATGCAGAGGCAGAAGAAGTCGAGCTTGTCCTGGATTTTTTAAAGCTTGTAGTGCCTTTCTGGCTTGTGCCTCTGTATTAGCAACCGCTAGTTTAATTTGGCTGTTCATCGACGTTCGTCAGCAACTCACTGCGCTTCGGACCGAACTGGATCAAG TGATCGCAGGTAGCGAAGGTGTTCCAGATGCTTTGCAGAAATGTCATTCCTTATCGAGAGATCTTCAAAACAATCAAACTATCATCTTCAACCACTTGTCGGATCTCAAGGTTCAAATCAATAATTTTACGACGCAG ttaGCTACTATTCAACGTGATCTACATAGGGTAGAGGAGTGGTTCAAAGAAGCCCCCCAATTAGCCAACGTACCAACAGACTTGAAAGCTCTGTCGAGCAGTGTGGTGTCGTTTGGTAGCCAAATACAAGATTTGAGTGCCACAGTGAAGACTCTGAAAGAGTCTAACGCGAAGCTGCAAGATGTTCAGGCCACTATGCAACAGAACATCAGCAGCGTCAAG AACGCCATGACAGAGTTGTCAAATGTCACCCAAAGACCTCAAATGGTGTCCACAAACGAGACGAAGATAAAGACTGATCAGCTGAACGCAACGATTTTACAATTAACTAATAATCTGTTGaacattaatgaaactttgtctAGAGATGTGCAATGGGTCGCAGAGGACCAAAAGAAAGATCAT gaGATGCTGGTGTCCCTCCAAGAAACAACACAGAACGTTAGCATGAGAGTGATATCCTTAGAGAGGGAATGTGTGAGGAACACGGAATTGAAA GTGAGCGAGATTTACGCAGCAAACACAGAGCTTAACAAGAAGGTGAAGCAATTGGAGCAGTCGTATggtgatttaaaaaattctacgaGTATAATGCTCGCGGCAGTGCCAGATAGTCAGAGCcaaaaattgaaagagaagGTTTCAGAGGAATCTTCCGTTGGGAAGGTAACGACTGACCGGATCACAGCGTATTAG